The following DNA comes from Riemerella anatipestifer ATCC 11845 = DSM 15868.
CACTAAAATACGGTGCTATGGGTGATTGTCTGTCTAGCCTTAATAAAGCTGATGATGCTATGGCACAGTATGATAAAGCATCATCTACATCTGATGACCCATTCACATCTTATTACTTCACAAGAAAAGCAGGTTTGGTAGCAATTTCTCTAAAGAAAAATGCTGATGCTAAAAAATATTTTGAAGCTATTGATGAGAAATATCAAGACTATGATGGTGGTGCTTCAGATGCTTATATAGAAATGGTAAAATATTACTAAATTTACATCATAACTCTAAAATAAAAAATATGGCAACTATTAATCTTTCTGATTATAAGCCACTCGATATTAAAAATGCCGATGAGTTCAACATCGGCATTGTTGTCTCTGAGTGGAACGATTTTGTAACTTTCAATCTTCGAGATGCAGCTATAGAAACACTACTCAAAGAAGGTGTGAAGAAAGACAAAATAAAAATTTACTATGTACCAGGTGCTTTTGAACTTAGCTATGCTGCTATGAGACTTTGTGCTAAGCAACGCTACTTTGATGCTGTTATAACCATAGGGTGCGTTATCAGAGGAGAAACCCCCCATTTTGATTATGTTTGCCAAGGTGTTACACAAGGCATTACAGCATGTAATACACAAACAGACACCCCAACAATATTCTGTGTGCTTACAGATGATACCAAAGAACAATCTATAGCACGAAGTGGAGGGAGTTTGGGTAACAAAGGTGTAGAGGCTGCTGTTACAGCTCTAAAAATGGTAGATTTTAAGAAAAATATTTAATCTAGATTAGTACTAAAATGAGATGGACTAATAATAGAGGGGATAATGTAGAAGACCGAAGAGGAAGAGGAGGGATGGTTGTAGGCGGTGGTCTAGGCATAGGAACCTTAATCATAGCTGCTATTGTGTTTTTTCTAGGTGGCGACCCTTCTTCAATTATAGGAAGCGGTGGTCTGGGAAGTACTCAACAAACAGAGCAGAGAGAGTTAACCCAAGAGGAATTACACGTAAGAGAGTTTATTGAGATGTTAATTTTTGAAAATGATACTACTTGGCAGAAAATTTTTTCGGAAAATGGTATGCAATATCGGAAGCCTAAAGTTGTGCTTTTTGAAAGCGTAACACAATCAGGGTGCGGGACAGCACAGTCTGAAATGGGACCTTTCTACTGTCCAGCTGATGAAACTATCTATATGGATATGAGTTTTTTCTCAGAGCTTCAGAGTAGATTTGGTGCTAAGGTTACCGAATTTTCTGTAGCCTATGTTTTGGCACATGAGGTAGGGCATCATGTACAGACCATTTTAGGAACTACTGAAAAAGTAAATTCACTTAGAGCTAGTGGAAAGTATTCGGAAGCAGAGATGAATAGAGTATCTGTGGCTACAGAGCTTCAAGCTGATTTCTATGCAGGGCTTTGGGCAAAAAAAACAGATGAAAGAGAAGGTATTTTAACGCCAGGAGATATAGAAAGTGCAATTAGTGCTGCTGAAGCTGTGGGTGACGATAATATTCAAAAAAGAGGACAGGGGTATGTTAATCAGGAAAGCTTTACTCATGGTAGTTCTGCTCAAAGGAAAGAATGGTTTATGAAGGGGTATGAGACTGGCGATATTCGTCAAGGAAATACCTTTGGTGTTTTGCTAAAGTAATTTTATGAAAACATTAACTAAATTTTAGTATTGTTTGGGTAAAGTGGGTCTGGTTTTTGATACTATACCAAGCAAATAATATTAAAATGAAAAAAATACTTATCGCAATGTCATTCGTACTAGGATTGAGTACAGCTTACTCTCAACAAGTACAAGGTTCAGTAACATCTAAAGCTCAAGAAAAAGTTATAAAAAAGGAGCAAAAGATGCAAAGCCAGAAAAAAGATTTCAAAAAGGAATATTCTGAGTCTGCTGAAAAAGGTAAAGAAGGAAAGGAGGCTTTTGAAAAAGGAGAATATAAAGGGAAGTTAAAAGCAGATGGCACGCCAGATAGACGCTACAAGGAAAACCGTAAACTTAAAAAAGACGGCACACCAGATAAGCGTTTTAAAAATAGAAAAAATGACAAAGAATAGGTAGTTATATCTTTAAACTAGTAAAGTTCGGTTGTGAAACAACCGAACTTTTTTGTGTGCATATATTTCATTCCTATATTTTAAGACGTATCTTTGAGGTGTTATAATTAAATGCTGGAAAATGAAAAGAGATTTATATATTGATTTTGCAAAAGGCTTAGCAACTTTATCCATTATCTTTATCCATACCACTTTTTGGAGCGGTCAGTATTATATTCCTACGGAACTTAGAGTATTGTCATTGTTATTTGATGTTCCTATTTTCTTTGCACTTAGTGGTCTTACCTCTGGCGGAAATGTAGAAAAAACACTTTATAGATTATTGAAACTCCAGATAACCTATATGATTTTTGTAACACTATTGTTTTTTGTAGATTATTTCTTTAAAGTTTTTGGGCTTTACTTTTTTGGTTTAGAGAGTTTGAAAAGTTTTTATGCTACTTTTGGAAGCAAGTTTGTACCACAATCCATAGCTTATTTTCCTCAATGGGAGAATTTAGGGAATTGGTATTTACATCAATATTCTACTTGTGATACTTTTCCAGTGGTGATGGGTAGTTTTTGGTATCTTAAAGTCTATTATATTTTAACGGTATTTGGGGTACTAATACTCAGGTTTTTCCAGCAACATATCAATTGGTTTATAGCCTTATGTTTTGGTTTAACTTTATTGTTTAATATTTTCCCACATTATTATCCAACGGGTCAGGTGGGATATGTTTCTTTTTATCTTGGTGTATTTTTGGTGGCTCATAAAATGAAAGGTAAGAGGATAAAGAATAATTATATTCCGCTGTTGTATGGAGCTTTGTCTCTGTTTTTAGTATGGATGTTTTGGTTCTATGGAACGGATATTTTTTATAAAATAAATAAACAAAAATTTCCTCCAAGAATACCGTATATTGTATGGTCGTTCCTTTCTTTGATAACAGTATTTGTACTTTATAACAGGCTTAAAATCACTAAGGATAATTTTATAAACTATATTGGTAAGAATGCCATTTTTTATTATTTTGCACAAGGTATTAGTTCATCGTTGGTTTATTTTATGGTAGTTCCTTTGCAGGATAATATCCATTGGGGTGTTTTAATTTTAATGGTTTATTTGGTTAATGTGGTTTCGGCTATATTTATTGCAGAGCTGCTTAAAAAGATAGATGCTTTAGGTTGGAATACTTTAACTTGGTTGAGAAGAAAGACGGCAAGTGCTGGTTAGATAAAATTTACTTTTGTAGAAATCTAATAAAGAGTATTTTTGCAAAAAAATAATCTTGATAAGAATTGTAGAAAATAAAGATTGGATTATATACTCTCTTTTAGGAGTTGGGTTTTTGTATGTAGTGATGTTTCGTGTTCTTTTAAGGGATATAAGTTTAATTAAATTTTTTACTCTTAAAGAAGAATTTGCTAATAATACCATTCAGTCTTGGGTTGTAACTAGTGTGGGGTTTATTATTTTAGCGGCTGTAGCGTTATCTAATATTCTTCCTATAAACCCACGCTTATTTGCTGAATATCTTAATGTTTTTGGGTATACTCCTAATAAGGTAGGCAGTATTATTTTAGCATTAGTTTTTCTGTTTTTTTTTAGAACCGTATCTACCTATTTCTTTCTAGCAAGTATAGGCGAAGTGGAGAGATGGAAGAGTTTTTATTTTTTAGCTACAAAATTCTTTTTAGGGTATAGTTTAGCTCTAATAGTATTGGTACTCGCTCAGAATTATTTTCCCATAGAAACAGAATGGATGATATATATGTATGCCGTCTTTTTCTGTATGTCTTTTATTTTTAAAAACTTGGTCTATTTGTTTCATCATAAGACCATCTTGCCAGATGAATGGTATTATAAAATTTTGTATATTTGCACGCTCCAAATTTTACCTTTTTTGGTAGTTGGGAAATTTTTATTCTTTTAATCAATTTTTCAGGATTTTAAAAATGTCAAAAATTAAATCTATTCTAATATCTCAGCCTCAACCTGCGGAATCATCTCCTTATTTAGAACTTGCGAAAAAGGAAAAAATAGAAATAGATTTTCGTCCATTTATTTATGTTCAGGGGGCGGATGCTAAGGATTTGAGAACACAAAAAATAGACCTTTCTAAGTATACAGGAATTATTTTTACTAGTAGAAACGCAATAGATCACTACTTTCGTTTAGCTGAGGAGATGCGTTTTTCGGTGCCAGATTCTATGCGATACATTTGCCAGTCAGAGGCTATCGCCAATTATTTGCAAAAGCACATTGTTTACAGAAAAAGAAAAATTAGTTTTGGTGAAAAATTACCCACTGATATAATCCCTTTGCTTAAGAAATATCCATCAGAGAAGTATCTTTTACCCTCTTCTGATATTCTTAATGATGGGATAACCAAAGTTTTAGACGAGTCTGGAGTAGATTGGACTAGGGCTATTATGTATCGTACCGTTAATAGCGATTTGTCTGATATAAATATCAATGGCTATGATGTTCTAGTGTTTTTTAGCCCACAAGGGATAAAGTCTTTGGTAGAAAACTTTAAAGATTATAAAAAATCTAAATTTAAAGTAGCTGTTTTTGGTAATTCTACTAAAGCAGAAGCGGAAAAAGCTGGGCTAACAGTAGATATTGTGGCGCCTACCAAAGAAAATCCGTCTATGACAATGGCATTAGAAAACTTCATCAAAAAAGCCAATAAGTAGAAAGTAAAATAACATATTAACCCATTATAAAAGGTCATCATCTTTCAATATAACGAAATGAAGATGACCTTTTTAGTAAAAATAAAAAAAGATGCAACCACCTAAAGCAATACAAAAACCACAGAAGTTGGTTATTCATAATGATGAAAGGATAGACCCTTACCTTTGGTTAAACCAAAGAGACGCTCCAGAGGTTTTAGAATATCTTGAGCAAGAAAATGCTTATACAGAATTTATATTAAAGGACACTGAAGATTTTCAAAAAGAGCTTTTTGAGGAAATGAAAGCGAGGTATAAAGAAGATGATGCCTCGTTGCCGTATTTTTTTAATGAGTATTGGTATATTGTGAAATTTGAAAAAGGGAAAGATTATCCACTCTTTTTCAGAAAGTACCAAACTCTAGAAGAGGAGGAAGAACTTTTGCTAGATGCTAATCAACTAGCGGAAGGTAAGAAGTTTTTAGATGTGGGAAGTATGGCGGTGAGTCCTAATAACAAATTAGCCACTTATTCTACAGACGAAACAGGAAGGCGTATTTATAGTATTTTCATTAAAAATTTAGAAACAGGGGGTGTCTCCAACGAAGTTATAGAAAACACCACAGGTAAAGTTGTTTGGGCTAATGATAACGAGCATTTTTTCTATATCAGAAAAGATAAAAGTCTCAGGGCATATCAGATTTTTAGACATAAACTAGGAACTTCTCCTAGCGAAGATGTCTTGGTTTTCCACGAAAAAGATACTTCATTTGATGTCAATTTATTTAAAACTAAATCTTTAGAATATATATTTATTGCGAGTTCTAGTACGGTTTCAGATGAGCATCGTTTTATTCCAGCTGATGATGTGTCTGCACCATGGCAAATTGTTCAAACTAGAGAAGAAGGCTTAGAGTATGCGGTAGAGCATTATCAAAATCATTTTTATATCATTACTAATGAGGGAGGAGCAACTAATTTTAAATTAGTGAAAACACCAGTGGCTACACCACAGAAAGAAAACTGGCAAACAATAATTCCTCACAGGGAAGATACTTTATTAGAAGGCTTTGAAATTTTTAAAGATTACCTCGTGGTGGAAGAGCGTAGAGAAGGTTTGCTTCAAATTAGTATCAGGCATTGGGAAACGAATGAACAATACTATCTTCCGTTTCAAGAGGAAACCTATACAGCATATATTGGATTGAATTTGGACTTTAATTCTACAAAATTAAGATATGGATATTCATCTCTTGTTCAGCCATCTGCCACTTTTGAATTCGATATGAATAGTCAAACCCAGATACTTCTTAAAGAACAAGAAGTTTTGGGAGGTAAATTTTCAAAA
Coding sequences within:
- the ribH gene encoding 6,7-dimethyl-8-ribityllumazine synthase — translated: MATINLSDYKPLDIKNADEFNIGIVVSEWNDFVTFNLRDAAIETLLKEGVKKDKIKIYYVPGAFELSYAAMRLCAKQRYFDAVITIGCVIRGETPHFDYVCQGVTQGITACNTQTDTPTIFCVLTDDTKEQSIARSGGSLGNKGVEAAVTALKMVDFKKNI
- the ypfJ gene encoding KPN_02809 family neutral zinc metallopeptidase, producing MRWTNNRGDNVEDRRGRGGMVVGGGLGIGTLIIAAIVFFLGGDPSSIIGSGGLGSTQQTEQRELTQEELHVREFIEMLIFENDTTWQKIFSENGMQYRKPKVVLFESVTQSGCGTAQSEMGPFYCPADETIYMDMSFFSELQSRFGAKVTEFSVAYVLAHEVGHHVQTILGTTEKVNSLRASGKYSEAEMNRVSVATELQADFYAGLWAKKTDEREGILTPGDIESAISAAEAVGDDNIQKRGQGYVNQESFTHGSSAQRKEWFMKGYETGDIRQGNTFGVLLK
- a CDS encoding acyltransferase family protein; this translates as MKRDLYIDFAKGLATLSIIFIHTTFWSGQYYIPTELRVLSLLFDVPIFFALSGLTSGGNVEKTLYRLLKLQITYMIFVTLLFFVDYFFKVFGLYFFGLESLKSFYATFGSKFVPQSIAYFPQWENLGNWYLHQYSTCDTFPVVMGSFWYLKVYYILTVFGVLILRFFQQHINWFIALCFGLTLLFNIFPHYYPTGQVGYVSFYLGVFLVAHKMKGKRIKNNYIPLLYGALSLFLVWMFWFYGTDIFYKINKQKFPPRIPYIVWSFLSLITVFVLYNRLKITKDNFINYIGKNAIFYYFAQGISSSLVYFMVVPLQDNIHWGVLILMVYLVNVVSAIFIAELLKKIDALGWNTLTWLRRKTASAG
- a CDS encoding DUF4271 domain-containing protein, which codes for MIRIVENKDWIIYSLLGVGFLYVVMFRVLLRDISLIKFFTLKEEFANNTIQSWVVTSVGFIILAAVALSNILPINPRLFAEYLNVFGYTPNKVGSIILALVFLFFFRTVSTYFFLASIGEVERWKSFYFLATKFFLGYSLALIVLVLAQNYFPIETEWMIYMYAVFFCMSFIFKNLVYLFHHKTILPDEWYYKILYICTLQILPFLVVGKFLFF
- a CDS encoding uroporphyrinogen-III synthase gives rise to the protein MSKIKSILISQPQPAESSPYLELAKKEKIEIDFRPFIYVQGADAKDLRTQKIDLSKYTGIIFTSRNAIDHYFRLAEEMRFSVPDSMRYICQSEAIANYLQKHIVYRKRKISFGEKLPTDIIPLLKKYPSEKYLLPSSDILNDGITKVLDESGVDWTRAIMYRTVNSDLSDININGYDVLVFFSPQGIKSLVENFKDYKKSKFKVAVFGNSTKAEAEKAGLTVDIVAPTKENPSMTMALENFIKKANK
- a CDS encoding S9 family peptidase — its product is MQPPKAIQKPQKLVIHNDERIDPYLWLNQRDAPEVLEYLEQENAYTEFILKDTEDFQKELFEEMKARYKEDDASLPYFFNEYWYIVKFEKGKDYPLFFRKYQTLEEEEELLLDANQLAEGKKFLDVGSMAVSPNNKLATYSTDETGRRIYSIFIKNLETGGVSNEVIENTTGKVVWANDNEHFFYIRKDKSLRAYQIFRHKLGTSPSEDVLVFHEKDTSFDVNLFKTKSLEYIFIASSSTVSDEHRFIPADDVSAPWQIVQTREEGLEYAVEHYQNHFYIITNEGGATNFKLVKTPVATPQKENWQTIIPHREDTLLEGFEIFKDYLVVEERREGLLQISIRHWETNEQYYLPFQEETYTAYIGLNLDFNSTKLRYGYSSLVQPSATFEFDMNSQTQILLKEQEVLGGKFSKENYTSERLWASSRDGVTQIPISLVYRKDTVLSQDTPLLLYGYGSYGHTIDASFSRGRLSLLDRGFVFAIAHIRGGEYLGREWYEKGKLLHKKNTFYDFIDCAKFLIEKNYTSSKHLYAIGGSAGGLLVGAVINEEPSLFNGAVAQVPFVDVVTTMLDEEIPLTTGEFDEWGNPKEEQYYHYMKSYSPYDNIKEQSYPHLLVTTGYHDSQVQYWEPAKWVAKLRDMKKDQNFLVFKTDFSSGHGGASGRFESLKEDALEYAFLMKLEKLSK